Below is a window of Rattus norvegicus strain BN/NHsdMcwi chromosome 5, GRCr8, whole genome shotgun sequence DNA.
TTCAGGCATATGCTGCATGCTAATGCATACATAAAAATGTATAAGCAGaggcacaaaggaaaaaaaaaaaagaactttacatTGGCTGTTATCACAGAGTTACACTGGAGCTTTGAGAGAATACATTCTCTCTGCAGGTTGCATGAGAAAGCAGAGTCTGCAAGGTGGGATTGTTTAAGTTGCCCCTGAGTGGGAAGTCTAGCCACTAGAAAGCAAGTATGCAAAAGCTAAAATACACTTTGGTTTTGAGACGAGGACTCTAAAGCCCTTGCTCTAAACGAGGCTGTGTAACTCATATGTTCCTACATAAGTTTGCATTAGTTTTTCCCTATTAGCACAAAGGAATTATAGTTGGGCAGGGCTGTGCACACTGTCAATCTGACATTCAAGCTAGAGAAACCTGTCTTAAAAGAAACAGCAAAGTAGCAGCATCACAGTCATCCCAAGTAGACAGCTATAAATCACTTACATAAAACAATATACTGGGGAGAAAGTTTATTTATCAATTTCACTTTTCAAAGTCAGatcataatttttttaacttttccctTAGGATGGATACTCAAGTGTTTGATTTGGACTTCTATCTGCTCTGAACTTAACTGAGAAAACTAATTTGCTATTTGGTCTAATTATATAAGAAACTTTTACATAAATGGAAGGGTTGCACATTAATCGGGTTACCTAGGATTGATAAAGTCAAAATGAGTCTTTGGGTTTATTAAAATCTCATATAGCTTAAATCTTTTCAGCTATAAAAAACCTAATACAACAGATTGACTTTGTGTAGTTCACTAGCATATCACTTACATTGATTCACTGGCACTTTAAGCATAAGGGCAACCTTTTAAAAACTGGAGACCTTTAAAATTAGGCCATAAGATTTTTCAAAACAGTTCATGGTCATACATTCAGCAAATTCATACTAAAAATAGTCTTATTTTGTAGAATAAAGGCCAAGAAAACATTATGTTACAAGCTTAttattacatgtatatacatggcTTAAATGTCATGAACACAACTCCCTATTTCAAGCAAGCTTTGTATAGGTGAGGCTGGATCCCTTAGCAGCTTTGTGGGATGCTGTTGTATAGAAAAGGTTATCCAGCATTCTCTGTTTTTGGAAAGGGTTTGGTACATACATCTCTAGGTAAATGCCTGCCCACTGCATTTAAGGAGCTCTGCCTGCCCTTTACACGCTGACCACAGCGGAACTTCAGCCATTTCCTAAAAAATGCCCAAGAGAGTTTGGGTGACCCTAGACCATGAAACTGCTTGCTGCCTGATTTCTTCAGAAATTGTGTACCAACCCATGAATATTAGTATCAATCAATACAAAAGCTAAGGTTATTTACTGTTTCTCAAATCTAAACTTGAATTTAGTTAGCAATACTACCAAGTAGAATTGATTAGTCACTTAAATTGTTTAAATTGCATTGACACTATAACAGTATAGTGTATATACAGCACATAAGTGAATGCTTATACTTGTAAATTACTAGTTTTTCACAAAATGTCAAACCTTTTGGCTATGTGTAAacatcaaaaaatttaaaatcagtACTTAATCTAATTTTATACCTGTACTTTAAGTAAGGTTTTAAGTTGAAATGTCATCGTTTCCTTATCTGAAGGGTTCAAGGAAACATGAACCCAGTGGCTTGGTGGCTTGGGGAGAACACTTGGTGATGGTGGTTCACTAAATTTGGCTCCAGCATAGTTCTGACTAGCTTGAGACTTAAAAAGCAAGCTAGGACTTGATAAGCTAGCATTCCAGTTGGAGTTGTTGGAAAGGCTCTTGGTTTTTCCCCCATTTTGCACTGCCGATGGATTGTACCCAtgtcctctttcctttttcttatgaACGATCTTCATCTGGGAATTCTGATCCTTGGTCTTCTGTCTATTGTGCTGTTGTTGGTTCTTGCTAGCATTTCTAGATTGAGGGTCTGGAATGTTATACCTCTCTCCACCACCCATCTTCAGCTTCTTTGTCACCTGTAAATACATGTAAACATCAGTTAAATTCCACATGTCCCCTTTGACGTTTCCGTAGCTCCAGTTGAAAATATGACAAGGTAGGATTAGACAGGCTCCCCTGCAAAACCATCTACCTCAAGAGACTAAAGTCCTGAGCCAAAAACCAGTTTGTGaaatcaaaataagaaaaacaattgaAGCAACCTATTCATTCTTTGTACAACCTGATAACCTCACACACCCAAATGAACCCGTTTCTGGAGAGGCCTCCTGTACCAGACTGGCCTCCGACTTGAAGCAGTCTTGCCCCAAACTTAAGAggagtactggagttacaggcacgtAATAGTGCCCCAGCACCGTGCATGGCCGCTGACCTTAATAGTTTAGAATTGCTTCCATTGTAAAATAAGTGGCCCCACTATGATGCGAGTCATTATTATACCTTTCAGTCTGCTTTTCAGATTGCAGAATTTCCACTACTTGGCCTCTTCCTTGCTGCCAAGCCCAGAATAAGAGACGTTGCTTTCTGCTAGATCCTTTCCTTTGTCTCAATACACAAGTTTTCATGAGCCAATCTGCTGATTTCAGCCTAGGAGCTGAGGCCCACATCGAGTCTCCTCAGCACACAAGTTTGAGAGAAGTCGTAGCTAGAAAAGGAAAGATAATTACTTGAAAACAACCCCACAAAGTGATCGCGTAGACAGTCTTTAGAAATGGCTGTTGCCGCTTCCTCAAAACTTCAATGATTGTATGAGAGAAACCACGACTTTCTTTGACCTCATTGTCAGCTTTCAACTCTTGGGAACTTTTGGGAAGACTTAGCAACTCCTCTTGTTTTAAAGTAAAACTAAGGAAGCGTTCGCTTCTGTGGCCACACCAGGAAACTAGGGACCGTGCTTTTAAAGTTCCATCCATATTTAACGCTTTCATTTCAACCCACACTGCTATTTCCACACCAAGGTTCTTTTCCCAGCAATGTGCATCGTGCTTTCGCTTGACTCCGGTAGTGGTACCATAATTTTTCAGAAGCCATAATaagcttacattttttttttaaacatcacgTCTCTCTCTAAAGTGAATGGTTTCTCTCAATGTTCTAATTAGTCAAATTAGCAAACACCCGCACAAGGCTAAGAAGGCCTCCAATTTTATTAAGTCGGACGGTCCGCATTCCCAGTCGCCCACACAGCGAACCTGCAAGCTCGCCGCCTCAGCCCGCCGGCGGCTCAGCTCCCGGGAAGTCGCGCCCGCCCGGCCTTGCTTCCTCTTCAGCCAGGCCCAACAATGGTGCCCGCTGTGGCCAACATGGCCGACCCCGCCACACTCACCGACTTCGAGttcgggcggcggcggcggctctCTCTCGACCTCCAAGCCTCCTTCCCTCTCCAGGGAGAAACGATGCACGGACCAAACAGCCCACGAGCGAGTCCCAGATCACAACTTCTTCTTGGACCAACCTCCTACTGCCTTTACCGACAAAATGGAGGCTGCTGCAAGCGCGGAAGAGGATCGGAGACTGTGCAGCCAATGAGGACGCAGCAGCGCGTGCCGCAGCCAATGAGATGCCGG
It encodes the following:
- the Pnrc2 gene encoding proline-rich nuclear receptor coactivator 2 → MGGGERYNIPDPQSRNASKNQQQHNRQKTKDQNSQMKIVHKKKERGHGYNPSAVQNGGKTKSLSNNSNWNASLSSPSLLFKSQASQNYAGAKFSEPPSPSVLPKPPSHWVHVSLNPSDKETMTFQLKTLLKVQV